The following nucleotide sequence is from Tardiphaga sp. 709.
GCATCCACGCGCGACCATCGTAATGCTGCCTGGCGGAGCGGGCGATATAGGCATCACCCGGGATGGCGACATAGCGCACGGTAACAACTTCGTCGTCCGTTCGCGCGTGCTCTGGAATGCTGCGGGTTTCGCGGTGCTTATCCCTGACGCCCTCGACAATCAGAACCTGCGCGGGCTGCGCAGCTCGCCGCAATATGCAGCACTTGTCGGCGATCTTGTCGCTGCGGCTCATGCGCAGGCGCCGGGACCGGTCTTTCTGCTCGGGACCAGCCAAGGCACGATTGCGGCGATGAACGGCGCAGCGAATCTGCGTGATGGTCAGATCGCGGGTATCGTGCTCACTGAGTCGGTGTCGCGCCTTGGTGGCAGCCACGAGACGGTGTTCGACGCGCATCCTGAACGAGTCAATGTGCCCGCACTCGTCGTCGCCAATTCAGACGATCGCTGCAATGTCGCACCGCCGGAAGACGCCGACAAGATCGCAGCAGCGATGACTGGCGCGCCGCGCGTCAAGGTCATCAGGGTCAGTGGCGGAGATCAGCGCTCGTCCACGGATTGCGGGTCGCTGTCTCCGCACGGCTATTACGGCATCGAGCAAAAAGTCGTCGATACGATCGCCGCGTGGATCGACGCGGCGATCTGACGAGGCCTTACTGCACCAAAACGTGCCTGTCGATCTCGGCGATCGAATTCACGCCGCACAGGCCCATGGTCACGCTGAGTTCGTTGCGCAGGATGTCCAGCGCCTTGGTCACGCCGGGGCCGCCATAGGCACCGAGGCCGTAGATATAGGCGCGGCCGATCATGCAGGACTTCGCGCCGAGGGCGAGCGCACGCATCACGTCCTGCCCCGAGCGGATGCCGCTGTCGAACATCACTTCGATCTCCGAGCCGACGGCATCGGCGATCCCCGGCAGTACCGAGATTGACGACGGTGCGCCGTCGAGCTGACGTCCGCCGTGGTTGGATACGACCATCGCCTGCGCGCCGACCTTCACGGCTTCGCGGGCATCCTCGATATCGTGAATGCCCTTGATCACGATCTTGCCGGGCCAGATGCTGCGGATCCAGTCGAGATCCTTCCAGTTCAACGACGCATCGAATTGCGATGCTGTCCACTGCGCGACGGAGCCGAGATCGTCGGTGTTCTTCACGAAGCCGGCGATGTTGCCGAAGTTGCGCCGCTTGGCTTTCAGCGTGCGCATCAGCCAGCCGGGCTTGCTGGCGAAGTCGATCATATTCTTCAGATTGAAGAGCTGCGGTGGCACGGACAGACCGTTCTTGATGTCGGCATGACGCTGGCCGATCACTTGCAGATCGACAGTCAGCACCAGCGCGCTGCACCTCGCTTTGATGGCGCGCTCGATGAGCTCCTTGATGAAGCCGCGATCCTTCATGACATAGAGCTGAAACCAGAATGGCTTCTCGACATTCTCGGCGAGGTCTTCGATCGAATTGATTGACATCGTCGAGAGCGTATAGGGGATACCCGCCGCCTGCGCCGCCCGGCAGGCGTGAATTTCGCCGTCGCCATATTGCATGCCGGTGGAGCCGACCGGCGCGCAGATCAGCGGCATGGTGGCCTTCTCACCGAGGATGGTCGTCGAGGTGTCGCGATTGGCGATGTCGACCAGAATGCGCTGGCGGAACTTCAGCTTTTGCAGATCCTCGCAATTGGCGCGGAACGTGTCTTCGCTATAGGAGCCATGGTCGACATAATCGAAGAACGCCTTTGGCACGTTGCGCTTATGCTCAAGGCGAAGATCTTCGATGCAGGTGATATGCTTCATGAGATGTCCCAGCCGTTCTTGTCTTTGCTTGTATTTGCTTGTTTCGGTGTCATCTAGCATGGTTAGGCGGTCCGCCATATCATCCTTGTCATCGGGATGTCGTCGAAATTGAAGGAGGCCAGAATGTCCGGCTCCAAGACAAATCCAGCAGGCCACGGGGTCGGCAAGGCTCCAGGCAAGGCGGCTGCGGACGAAGAAAAGCGACAGCTGGAAGTTGCGCTGGACGAAGGGTTGGAGGAGACTTTTCCGGGCTCCGATCCGGTCAGTGTGACCCAGCCTGCCCATTCAAAGGCGGATGCGCATATCAAACGAAAGGACTGAGCTGGGCCGGGTTCCGTAAGCCGGCGTTCTCTCGAAGGCGTTACATCAAAGGTGCGGTATATAAGTAATATCAATGGCTTGTCGTTAATTACGTGTTCCGGGCCTTGGTAATGATTCATCATATTTTTTGAAGCGATTTTAGGGGCCCGAGCCTTATAAGTCCGTCACATATATGGCGCTGCCAATGGGTCAGTCGCCTGAGACAGGGTTTTGAGTCCTCGCGCAAGACGCGAGGGCATTGGGGGTTACCATGAGCCGTAAATATTTCGGGACAGACGGCATTCGCGGCCGCGCCAATGGTTTGATCACGCCGGAACTGGCACTGAAGGTTGGGCAGGCCGCAGGTCTTGTGTTTCAGCGCGGCGAACACCGTCATCGTGTCGTGATCGGCAAGGATACCCGTTTGTCCGGCTACATGATCGAAAATGCGATGGTGGCAGGCTTCACGTCGGTCGGCATGGATGTGCTGCTGGTCGGGCCGATGCCGACGCCCGCCGTGGCGATGCTGACCAAGTCGATGCGCGCCGATCTCGGCGTGATGATTTCCGCATCGCACAATCTGTTCGAGGACAACGGCATCAAGCTGTTCGGACCGCTCGGCTACAAGCTGTCGGACGATGTCGAGAAGCAGATCGAGGAATTGCTCGACGAGAATCTCGACAAGAGACTGTCGCAGAGCGCCAGCCTCGGTCGGGCGCGCCGCATCGACGGGGTGCATGATCGTTACATCGAATTCGCCAAACGTACACTGCCGCGAAATCTCAGCCTCGATGGCTTGCGCGTCGTCATCGATTGCGCCCATGGCGCCGCCTACAAGGTGGCGCCGGAGGCGCTCTGGGAACTCGGCGCGGACGTCATCTCCATCGGCGTCGAGCCCGACGGTTTCAACATCAACAAGGAATGCGGATCGACTGCGCCGGAAGCGCTGAGCCGCAAGGTGCGCGAGATGCGCGCCGATATCGGCATTGCGCTGGATGGCGACGCCGATCGGCTGATCATGGTCGACGAGCGTGGCCATCTGGTTGATGGCGATCAGTTGCTCGCCGTTATTGCGCAGAGCTGGAAGGAAGACGGACGGCTTGCCAAGCCGGGTATCGTCTCTACCGTGATGTCAAATCTCGGTCTGGAGCGCTTCCTGAAGGGGCAGGGCATCGACCTCATCCGTACGGCGGTGGGTGATCGCTATGTGCTCGAGCAGATGCTGCAGCACGGCTACAATGTCGGCGGCGAACCCTCGGGCCATATCATCATGTCGGACCATGCGACGACAGGCGACGGTTTCGTAGCCGCGCTGCAGGTGCTGGCCGTGGTGACCAAGCTCGGTCGGCCGGTGTCGGAAGTTTGCCACCTGTTCGATCCGTTGCCGCAGATTCTGAAGAATGTGCGTTATCGCAGCGGCAAGCCGCTCGATGATGCGGAAGTGAAATCCACCATCGCTGCCGGCGAACAGCGCCTCAATGGTCATGGTCGTCTCCTGATCCGCCCGTCGGGCACGGAGCCGGTCATCCGTGTGATGGGAGAGGGCGATGACCGCGTGATGGTCGAGGAAGTGGTGGATTCCATCGTTGACGCGCTGGGCCACGCGGCCGCAGCGTAAGCTTCCTGTTCGTTCGCTCTGGCCGAGGCGCCAGCGCGAACTGCCGAGCTGACATGAAGAGCCGTCTTGTCCGAATATTTATCGGGTGAGGCGGCTCTTCCGCATTTTGATAGCTCACGTTGGAGCGCTTTCGAGCGAAGTGGGCACCGGTTCGCATCAAGAAAACGCGTCTCAACAAAAAGCCGGAGCCTCGGTTCTAATCCGGTCAGAGTCGAAGGCTCCTGGCAGGTAAGTCCTCGTTAACACCTGGCGATGCCGCGGCGCATTGCAGCGCGTTTTGATAGCAAGACATTGTTAGTAACTGTGGCGACGCAGTGGCCTGATGGAATTTGCGTGCATTTTCGTCACCAAATATCAACCTTAAAAGTTAGGGTTAAGCGCCGCTTAAGGAGTTGGTGTCATCGTCCGATTGTGAGTTTTCGAGTGTGAGGCCTCCATTAGTTGTCTCACTGGCCCAAAAGGACGAAGCCAATGCGTAGCGTTAAATTCATTCTGGCCGCAGGCGCGGCTTCCCTGATGTCGACCGCTGCTTTCGCTGCCGACATGCCCATTGCTCCACCGCCTCAGATGTATGCGCCGCCGCCGGTCGAAGATTTCGGTGGTTGGTACCTGCGCGGCGATATCGGTTTCAGCAATCAGCGCGTCAAGAACATCGAGATGGGTGACGGTCGCAACGCCAATCTCCTCTCGCTTCAGCAGACCACTGCCTTTGATACGGCTGGCATCTTCCAGCTCGGTGTCGGTTATCAGTTCAATAACTGGTTCCGCGGTGACATCACCGGCCAGTATCGCGGCAATTCGAACTTCAAGGGCACCGATCACGTAACGTTCCCGTCGAGCGGCCTCGTCGGTACCGGCGTGAACAACTACAACGCCACCAAGTCCGAATGGGTGGTGATGGCCAATGGTTACGTCGATCTCGGCACCTGGTGGTGCGTGACCCCGTTCGTCGGCGCCGGCGTCGGCATGGCTCGCGTCAACATCGCGAACTACACGGATAACGGTGCGATCAATGTCGGTTCCGCCGGCGGCGTGCCCTTCATCGGCGGCCCGTTCCCAAGCTACGCAAGCGCACCGGCAGCATCGAAGTGGAACTTCGCATGGGCCCTGCACACGGGCCTGGCTTACAAGGTCAATCCGGCAATGACCGTCGAACTCGGCTACAGCTACATGAACCTCGGCGATGGCCAGACCGGACCGGTCTCGACCTATGACGGCTTCACCCGCGGTGTGGCGATGCAGTTCAAGGACATCACCTCGCATGACCTGAAGCTCGGCGTGCGCTGGAATCTCGACAGCCCGCCGGCCTATGCGCCGCCGCCGTTGATCCGCAAGGGCTAAAGCTAAGCGGATTGCCTCAACTATCTTAAGAGACCTTAACGGCGCGGGAGCTTCCCGCGCCGTTTTGTTTTGTGCGGACGGTATGATTGCAACCAATGATTAAGGTTAACAGCGGATGATCGGGACAGTTCGGTGAGTTGAGGAATTGTCGTGATGCGTAGACTTCTGATCGCTGCAGCGCTGCTGGGCGCAGTGCAAACCGCTCAAGCCGCCGATATGCCGGAGTTCCCGGCGCTGCGCGGTTCGTTCCCTGAGGGACTGAGCCGCGACCGTCCGACCTGGGAAGGCTTCTATGTCGGCGGGCAGGCCGGATACGGCACTTCCGACGAGAAGTTCACGGGCTCCAATTCAGCAATGACTGCAGGCCTGCTCTCCAACACATTGATCGAGAGTGAGATGGGCGTGTCGAGTTGGCCGCTCAGCTTTACGAAGCAGTCCGCTCACGGTCACGGCTATGGCGCCTTTGCCGGTTACAATTCCCAGTGGGACGACGTCGTGATCGGCCTTGAAATGAGCTACTTGCACGGCAAGTTCGGCGGCGCTTCGTCAGGCAGCATGAGCCGCTACATGCTGTTGTCGGACGGGGACTACCATTCCGTCACGTCATCGGCGTCCAGCTCGATCACCATCAATGACATCGGAACCTTCCGCGCACGCGCCGGCTACGTCTGGGGCGGCTTCATGCCCTATATGTTCGGCGGTCTTGCGCTCGGCCAGGCCGATACCGTGAGAACGGTGTCGATTCGCGAGACGGAAACGGCAGGTCCCGCATCGACAACGCCGGCGAGCCTTCTCGGTGCGAAGACGCCGCTCACGCAAGTTAACGGGCAATATAGCCGCCTGATCTACGGATACACTGCGGGCCTTGGCGTCGACGTCAATCTTGTCGGGGGTCTATTCCTGCGCGGTGAATGGGAATACATCCGCTTCACATCCGCGATTGATACCACCATCAACACCGTACGCGCCGGTGTAGGCTACAGGTTCTGATCTGACGACGTCGCGGCGCGGTCTCCTCGTTGCAGGACGTCTCGCTGTTGACATGTCTCGATGCAGGTGATGCTTTACCCCGTCCATTGCGGCGGGGCAGTCATCATGAAAATCTACGGCGATCTGAATTCCGGCAATTGCCTGAAGGTGAAGTGGGTGAGCGATCACCTCAAACTTCCTTATGCGTGGATCGATGTCGATACCAGCAAAGGCGAGAGCCGGACGCCGGAGTTTCTGGCGCTTAACGGCGCCGGTCAGGTGCCGACCGTCGTGCTCGACGACGGCCGCCCACTTGCGCAATCCAACGCCATCATCCGCTATCTCGCGTGTGGCAGCGATCTGATCCCGACCGACGCCTATGACGCCGCCAAAATGGATGAATGGCTGTTCTGGGAACAATACAGCCACGAGCCCTATATCGCGGTGTGCCGCTATCAGATCGTCTATCTCGGCAAGACGATTTCGGATCTCGATCCCGAAAAGCTCAAGCGCGGCTATTTCGCACTCGCTCGCATGGAGCATCACCTGACGACATCACCTTTCCTTGTCGGAGATCGCGTCTCGCTGGCCGACGTGTCGTTGCTGGCCTATACGCGCGTGGCCCATGAGGGCGGCTTTCATCTCGACGGTTACGCGTCGATCAGGCGCTGGATCGCCGAAAGCGAGAAGGCATTGGGCATCGTATGAGCACGAAGGTCGTACTGCGGCCGGCGCAGCGCGACGATGTCACTGCAATTGTGGCGATGCTGGCCGATGATGCGCTCGGCCGTGGCCGCGAGCGTATCGAGGATCCGCTGCCGCAATCTTATTACGAGGCCTTCGATAAACTCGCACGTGACCCAAATATCCAGTTGATGGTTGCAGAGGGCGGCGACGGCAGCGTGGTCGGATGCCTGCAGCTCTGCATCCTGCCGGGCTTGAGTTCGCAGGGCGCTTCGCGAGCGCTCATCGAGGATGTTCGTGTGTCGACGACGCTGCGCAGCCAGGGCATCGGTGAACTGCTGGTGCGATGGGCCATCGGCGAGGCACAGGCGAGGGGATGCAAACTCGTCGAGCTGCTGACGCATCAGACCCGGGTCGATGCTCAGCGCTTCTACAAGCGGCTCGGTTTCGCCGACAGCCATGTCGGCATGACGTTCCGCTTCTAGGCCACGCGCGATCACGATGCCGTGCGGTGTCGGAACGACGAACGAGGCCAGCGGTTGCCCATCATCATCAGCAGCATCAATCAATGATGGAGCTGTCCATGCAATCCCGATTCGGTCTTTCCGCCATCATCGTTGCCTCGCTTCTGGCCTCGACCACATTCGCTTCCGCCCAGGGGCCGGCACGGATGGTATCACGGGCGCTCCGGTGACACAGATGCCGAGCCCGAATGTCTCGCCGCCTCCCGCAACGGGTACAACAGGCATGGGCGGTGGTACGAGTCAGCCGGGCGCACCGAACACGACGACGCCGGGACGCATCGGCACCGGCGCGTCGCCGAGCGGCTTACCTGGCGATAATCCGAATGCGCCGGGTTTTCCCGGCAAGGTCGGACGATAGGCGTTTCGCTCACAAGAGCGAGTGAGCTGCAACCTCAAACGCAAAGGCAGCGATCGCTGCCTTTTTCATTGACCGCCCGTGTTCGCTCTTGAGCGGTGAATAACGAGGAGGAGCGCCGGTATCATGTGGCTGTGCGCCTCGTTGTTCCGGTTAATGACCCGTAAACCAGCAAAGCGCTGATGGGATTTGTTTCGGAACGTGCGGGGACGGGCGACGTATCCCTGTGCGCGGGGACGTTGGAAGGACTCATGAGCAATTATTCGATCGAGAAGGTCGGCAGCGACTATGTCGTGAAGGTCGACGATCAAAGCGTCATGAAAGTCGGCAGCCGGCGCCGTGCCGCGCAGCTCGTAGTCGATGCCTCCGAGTTACTGAACGATGTGCCTTTGATGCCAGCCGAAGCTCCATCGTCAGTCGATCTCGCGATGCCCGGGGATGCCCCGTCCGTGGCTGATCACGCGGCGGCGGGCGATATCGTCACGCCATCAATCACGCGTGATAGCCCGGAAGTCGCTTGACGCTCCGGGTTGGTTCCCATATCCACGCCAGCGGGACACCTCCCCCCAACGGGAGGCTAGCTATCTGGAAGGATAGAATATGACTGCAGCGAAGCCCGCTTCGCGGCCCAACGTGCCGCATTTCTCCTCCGGCCCCTGCGCCAAGCGCCCCGGTTGGACCCCCGAAAAACTCTCTGACGCAGCTCTCGGTCGTTCGCACCGTGCCAAGATCGGCAAGAACAAGCTCAAACTCGCGATCGACCTGACGCGCGAAGTGCTTGAAGTGCCCGCAGATTACCGCATCGGTATCGTGCCGGCATCGGATACGGGCGCTGTCGAGATGGCGCTGTGGTCGCTGCTCGGGCCGCGTCCCGTCACCACCATCGCCTGGGAATCCTTCGGCGAGGGCTGGGTCTCGGACATCGTCAAGGAGCTGAAGCTCAAGGACGTCACCAAGCTGCATGCTGGCTATGGCGAACTCCCCGACCTGTCGAAGGTCGATCCGAGCTCGGACATCGTCTTCACCTGGAACGGCACCACCTCCGGCGTGCGCGTGCCGAATGCCGACTGGATCAAGGCTGACCGCGAAGGCCTGACCATTTGCGACGCCACCTCGGCCGCTTTCGCGCAGCCGCTCGACTGGGCGAAGCTCGATGTCGTCACCTTCTCCTGGCAGAAGGCGCTCGGCGGCGAAGCTGCACATGGCATGCTCGTTCTCTCGCCGCGCGCCGTTGCGCGTCTCGAAAGCTATACGCCGCCGTGGCCGCTGCCGAAGATCTTCCGCATGACCAAGGGCGGCAAGCTCAACGAAGGCATCTTCGTCGGCGAGACCATCAACACGCCGTCGATGCTGTGCGTCGAGGATTATCTCGATGCGCTCGGCTGGGCCAAGTCGGTTGGAGGCCTCAAGGCGCTGATCGCGCGTGCGGACGCCAACACCAAGGCGCTCGCCGACTGGAAAGCGAAGACGCCGTGGATCGACTTCCTGGCCGCTGATCCCGCGATCCGCTCCAACACGTCGGTGTGCATGAAGGTTATTGATTCCGCGATCACCGCGCTCTCGCCGGACGCGCAGGCTGACTTCGCCAAGAAGCTGGTCGCGGCTGTCGAGAAGGAAAACGCCGGTTTCGACTTCGCGCATTATCGCGATGCGCCAGCCGGTCTGCGTATCTGGTGTGGTGCCACGGTTGAAGCCAAGGACGTCGAGATCCTCACGCAGTGGATCGACTGGGCTTTCGCCGAAACCAAGGCCTCGCTCGCCAAGGCGGCGTAGTTCTTAACCTCTCCCCGCTCTGGGCGGGGAGAGGTCGGACATCGCGTGTAGCGCGATGTCCGGGTGAGGGGCAAGGCACTCGGTTCACCTCACTTCGGCATTCACGGGTCGGCAAGCGGCCCGTCATCCCGACCTTCTCCCCGTGAGTACGGGGAGAAGGAGCCTGCTGCGTTTGTCGCGCCTACACTGGCTCCCATTTCGAGGATCACATCCATGACCGCCCCAAAAGTTCTCATTTCCGACGCTCTCTCTCCCGCCGCCGTGCAGATCTTTCGGGATCGCGGCATCGACGTCGACTTCCAGCCGAACCTCGGCAAGGACAAGGACAAGCTTGCCGAGATCATCGGCAACTATGACGGACTCGCCATTCGCTCGGCCACCAAGGCAACCGCGAAGATCCTTGAAAGGGCGACACGCCTGAAGGTGATCGGCCGCGCCGGCATCGGCGTCGACAATGTCGAAATTCCCGCGGCGACCGCCAAGGGCATCATCGTGATGAACACGCCGTTCGGCAATTCGATCACCACGGCCGAACATGCGATCACTTTGATGCTCTCGCTCGCCCGCGAGATCCCGCAGGCCGATGCGTCGACGCAGGCCGGCAAGTGGGAGAAGAACCGCTTCATGGGCGTCGAGATCACCGGCAAGACGCTGGGCGTGATCGGTTGCGGCAATATCGGCGCCATCGCGGCCGACCGCGCGCTCGGTCTGCGCATGAAGGTCATCGCCTTCGATCCGTTCCTGTCGCCGGAGCGTGCCAAGGACATCGGCGTCGAGAAGGTCGAACTCGACGACCTCCTCAAGCGCGCCGACTTCATCACGCTGCACACGCCGCTCACAGAGAAGACGAAGAACATCATCGATGCCGCAGCGATCGCCAAGATGAAGCCCGGCGTGCGCATCATCAATTGCGCCCGCGGCGGTCTGGTTGACGAGCAGGCGCTCGTCGATGCGTTGAACTCCAAACATGTCGCCGGTGCTGCCTTCGACGTGTTTGTCGAGGAGCCGGCCACCAAGAACGTGCTGTTCGGCCATCCCAATGTGATCTGTACGCCGCATCTGGGTGCATCGACCACCGAAGCGCAGGAGAATGTCGCGCTGCAGGTCGCCGAGCAGATGTCGGATTATCTGCTGTCGGGCGCCATCTCCAACGCGGTCAACTTCCCGTCGATCACCGCGGAAGAAGCGCCGAAGCTGAAGCCGTTCATCGAACTCGCCGAGAAGCTCGGTTCGTTCGCGGGTCAGCTCACCGAGACCGGAATTGCCAAGGTGCAGATCACCTATGAAGGCGCGGTCGCCGAAATGAAGATCAAGGCCCTGACGTCTGCTGCACTGAGCGGATTGCTGCGGCCGATGCTCGGCGACGTCAACGTCGTCTCCGCGCCGGCCGTTGCCAAGGAGCGCGGCATGGTGGTCGATGAAGTGGTACGCGCGGCGCAGAGCGATTACGAAAGCCTGATCACCGTTACGGTTATCACCGAACGGCAGGAACGCTCGGTGTCCGGCACGGTCTATCATGACGGCAAGCCGCGGCTGGTTGATATCAAGGGCATCCGCGTCGATGCC
It contains:
- a CDS encoding alpha/beta hydrolase, with product MLNLPVHGGDQQRALYVSPSHPRATIVMLPGGAGDIGITRDGDIAHGNNFVVRSRVLWNAAGFAVLIPDALDNQNLRGLRSSPQYAALVGDLVAAAHAQAPGPVFLLGTSQGTIAAMNGAANLRDGQIAGIVLTESVSRLGGSHETVFDAHPERVNVPALVVANSDDRCNVAPPEDADKIAAAMTGAPRVKVIRVSGGDQRSSTDCGSLSPHGYYGIEQKVVDTIAAWIDAAI
- a CDS encoding alpha-hydroxy acid oxidase, whose amino-acid sequence is MKHITCIEDLRLEHKRNVPKAFFDYVDHGSYSEDTFRANCEDLQKLKFRQRILVDIANRDTSTTILGEKATMPLICAPVGSTGMQYGDGEIHACRAAQAAGIPYTLSTMSINSIEDLAENVEKPFWFQLYVMKDRGFIKELIERAIKARCSALVLTVDLQVIGQRHADIKNGLSVPPQLFNLKNMIDFASKPGWLMRTLKAKRRNFGNIAGFVKNTDDLGSVAQWTASQFDASLNWKDLDWIRSIWPGKIVIKGIHDIEDAREAVKVGAQAMVVSNHGGRQLDGAPSSISVLPGIADAVGSEIEVMFDSGIRSGQDVMRALALGAKSCMIGRAYIYGLGAYGGPGVTKALDILRNELSVTMGLCGVNSIAEIDRHVLVQ
- the glmM gene encoding phosphoglucosamine mutase; this encodes MSRKYFGTDGIRGRANGLITPELALKVGQAAGLVFQRGEHRHRVVIGKDTRLSGYMIENAMVAGFTSVGMDVLLVGPMPTPAVAMLTKSMRADLGVMISASHNLFEDNGIKLFGPLGYKLSDDVEKQIEELLDENLDKRLSQSASLGRARRIDGVHDRYIEFAKRTLPRNLSLDGLRVVIDCAHGAAYKVAPEALWELGADVISIGVEPDGFNINKECGSTAPEALSRKVREMRADIGIALDGDADRLIMVDERGHLVDGDQLLAVIAQSWKEDGRLAKPGIVSTVMSNLGLERFLKGQGIDLIRTAVGDRYVLEQMLQHGYNVGGEPSGHIIMSDHATTGDGFVAALQVLAVVTKLGRPVSEVCHLFDPLPQILKNVRYRSGKPLDDAEVKSTIAAGEQRLNGHGRLLIRPSGTEPVIRVMGEGDDRVMVEEVVDSIVDALGHAAAA
- a CDS encoding outer membrane protein; amino-acid sequence: MRSVKFILAAGAASLMSTAAFAADMPIAPPPQMYAPPPVEDFGGWYLRGDIGFSNQRVKNIEMGDGRNANLLSLQQTTAFDTAGIFQLGVGYQFNNWFRGDITGQYRGNSNFKGTDHVTFPSSGLVGTGVNNYNATKSEWVVMANGYVDLGTWWCVTPFVGAGVGMARVNIANYTDNGAINVGSAGGVPFIGGPFPSYASAPAASKWNFAWALHTGLAYKVNPAMTVELGYSYMNLGDGQTGPVSTYDGFTRGVAMQFKDITSHDLKLGVRWNLDSPPAYAPPPLIRKG
- a CDS encoding outer membrane protein encodes the protein MRRLLIAAALLGAVQTAQAADMPEFPALRGSFPEGLSRDRPTWEGFYVGGQAGYGTSDEKFTGSNSAMTAGLLSNTLIESEMGVSSWPLSFTKQSAHGHGYGAFAGYNSQWDDVVIGLEMSYLHGKFGGASSGSMSRYMLLSDGDYHSVTSSASSSITINDIGTFRARAGYVWGGFMPYMFGGLALGQADTVRTVSIRETETAGPASTTPASLLGAKTPLTQVNGQYSRLIYGYTAGLGVDVNLVGGLFLRGEWEYIRFTSAIDTTINTVRAGVGYRF
- a CDS encoding glutathione S-transferase family protein; its protein translation is MKIYGDLNSGNCLKVKWVSDHLKLPYAWIDVDTSKGESRTPEFLALNGAGQVPTVVLDDGRPLAQSNAIIRYLACGSDLIPTDAYDAAKMDEWLFWEQYSHEPYIAVCRYQIVYLGKTISDLDPEKLKRGYFALARMEHHLTTSPFLVGDRVSLADVSLLAYTRVAHEGGFHLDGYASIRRWIAESEKALGIV
- a CDS encoding GNAT family N-acetyltransferase, giving the protein MSTKVVLRPAQRDDVTAIVAMLADDALGRGRERIEDPLPQSYYEAFDKLARDPNIQLMVAEGGDGSVVGCLQLCILPGLSSQGASRALIEDVRVSTTLRSQGIGELLVRWAIGEAQARGCKLVELLTHQTRVDAQRFYKRLGFADSHVGMTFRF
- a CDS encoding phosphoserine transaminase yields the protein MTAAKPASRPNVPHFSSGPCAKRPGWTPEKLSDAALGRSHRAKIGKNKLKLAIDLTREVLEVPADYRIGIVPASDTGAVEMALWSLLGPRPVTTIAWESFGEGWVSDIVKELKLKDVTKLHAGYGELPDLSKVDPSSDIVFTWNGTTSGVRVPNADWIKADREGLTICDATSAAFAQPLDWAKLDVVTFSWQKALGGEAAHGMLVLSPRAVARLESYTPPWPLPKIFRMTKGGKLNEGIFVGETINTPSMLCVEDYLDALGWAKSVGGLKALIARADANTKALADWKAKTPWIDFLAADPAIRSNTSVCMKVIDSAITALSPDAQADFAKKLVAAVEKENAGFDFAHYRDAPAGLRIWCGATVEAKDVEILTQWIDWAFAETKASLAKAA
- the serA gene encoding phosphoglycerate dehydrogenase, with protein sequence MTAPKVLISDALSPAAVQIFRDRGIDVDFQPNLGKDKDKLAEIIGNYDGLAIRSATKATAKILERATRLKVIGRAGIGVDNVEIPAATAKGIIVMNTPFGNSITTAEHAITLMLSLAREIPQADASTQAGKWEKNRFMGVEITGKTLGVIGCGNIGAIAADRALGLRMKVIAFDPFLSPERAKDIGVEKVELDDLLKRADFITLHTPLTEKTKNIIDAAAIAKMKPGVRIINCARGGLVDEQALVDALNSKHVAGAAFDVFVEEPATKNVLFGHPNVICTPHLGASTTEAQENVALQVAEQMSDYLLSGAISNAVNFPSITAEEAPKLKPFIELAEKLGSFAGQLTETGIAKVQITYEGAVAEMKIKALTSAALSGLLRPMLGDVNVVSAPAVAKERGMVVDEVVRAAQSDYESLITVTVITERQERSVSGTVYHDGKPRLVDIKGIRVDAEFGKSMIYVTNEDKPGFIGKFASLLGDAKVNIATFHLGRNEQGGDAIALVEIDGVVPADVLSKVQALPQVKQAKALTF